The DNA segment CCGCTCGCTGGTGCCCACCAAGCGGGCAAGGCTGCTGTTGGGCCTCGGCATGAAGAGCCGGGAGTCCGGCATGGTGGAGATCCCCCTGCTGGGCAAGGTGGCGGCGGGTGCGCCGGCGCTGGCCCAGGAGCACATGGAGGACTCGGTCAAGATCGACAGCTTCCTGCTGGGCGGGGTGAACGGCCGGGAGGTGTTCGCGCTGAGGGTCAAGGGCCAGTCGATGATCGACGACGGCATCCACGACGGGGACTACCTCTTCGTGAAGAAGACGCCGTCGGCGCAGCCGGGTGAGATCGTCGTGGCGCTCATCGAGGACGAGGCCACGGTGAAGCGTTACTACCCGGAGCAGGACCGCATCCGCTTCCAGCCGGCGAACGCGACGATGCAGCCCATCTACGTGAACCGCTCGGACTTCCGCTCCACGATGATCCTGGGGCAGGTGGTGGGCGTGTACCGGAAGCTGCAGGGCGGCAGGACGTAAGGAGCGGTGACACCGCCCGGGCAGGGTGGGCCCGGGCGGGAGGCCTCAAGGGACGGGGCAGGCCCCGCAGTCGAGCGAGTGGCCGCAGCCGTCCGGCACCACGGTACCGCAGGAGCGCCCCAGCGAGGCGCAGGTCCCGGGTGTGCAGCAGGTGTTGTCCGCGGTGCAGGTCTGCCCCCGGGGACACAGGCCGCAGTCGATGCGGCCGTGGGTGGTTTCCGCGAAGCCACAAGCGATCTGGATGCTGGCGCAGAGTTCGGGCGCGGAGACGCCGTCCATGCGCATGCGCCCGGCGTGCTGCTCCCGGAGTACTTCCAGCGAGAGGTAGGAAGCGACGGGTGCCTCGGCGGGAGGCGTGCGGATGTTCACGCCCCGGTGTCCAGCCGGGGCCAGTGAGCGCTCGGAGGTCAGCCACAGCCCCACTTCGGTGCCGGGCGGTGGCGCCTCGGTGAGGAGCACGAAGTCCCCGCCTTCAAAGTCCTGATACGGAATGGACAGCAGCAGTGCCTGGCTCTCCCCCAGCATCAGCGCGGGTGGCATGAGGGCCGTGGGCATGAACTCCAGCGGACTCAGGCCCCTGAGCCTGATCAACAGCCCCTCGTGGACGGTGGTCGGTTCCTGCGTCGCGCCGCGAAAAACCCCGAAGCCCCGGGTGATGTGCACACGTTCCACCGACGTCACGGTGCCAAGGTCTGAGTTCTGGGAGCGCGGCCAGGCCCGGGGAGCAGGTGGAGGCGGCAACTCCGAGCACGCCAGCATCAGGCCCAGGACCAGCAGACCGCACAGGCGCAGCATGTGTCGTCCCCCTCGGAGCTTCGTGACGCCGTGACAATCAGACTTCAGTGAACCGTATTCCCGTGGCGCGGATGCGCTCCAGGGCGAGCTTGATGTCCTCGGAGACGATGAGGGCGATGGACCATCCCCACGTCCGGAACACCTTCGCATCCCCGACCCGCGTCGGATCAATGCGCAAGCCCTCGACATCGCGATACTGCCCCACCCGATCCGGCCGGCCATCTTGAGGCGTCCACCGGATCACCTCCTCGGATGCTGCGTCATCAATGCAGCGAATGAGCCGGGTCGCCACGAGGATGAAGTGCGGCTCCGCATGCCCCTCGACGTTCACGGACACGAGTTGGATGTCCTGCGCTGCCAGCTCTGAAATAACAACTGCGACCCGCGCACTGACAATGGGCGTACTGAAGCCAGCAAGGGAGAAGTCGAGGGACGTTCCCGGCTGCTCCACGGGAATGCTCAGCGTTTGTTGTGAAGGGACAGGCTGGCCCGCCCTGAACATCCAAGGGTCGTCCACCTCATACCCATGACCATCCAGGGGAATGCCCAGCTCCCATCGTCCTGGGAGGGTGACGTCATCGAGAAGCCGGAAGTAGCGACGTGGCATGGATGGCTCCGGAATCACTCGCTTCGCATGAGCAGCTTGTGGAGGCTTGAGCCTTCCGTGGTGGCCTCTTGCGCCAGCTTCCTGAGTTCGGCGACGAGAAACTCACGGCACTGCTCGATGCTCCGACACCCTCGCGTTGCGTCTTCCAATCGGTCGTAGACGCGCTGATGGTACCGCTGCGAATGGGGGCCGCGATGTCCCGGGACTTCGACGACGTTCTCCGGATCCTTCAGCTCCATCCCGGCCTTCTTGAAGATGCGCTGGAAGCGAGGCGTCCACGGTCCGCCACGCTGCGTGGACACACTGTTCCGCAGGGTCGCCAGGTGGTGCTTCTGGCTGTCACCTCGTGAAGACATGGCGACCGCGTTGGGCGCGAGGGCGATGGTGAAGCCATCCGCGGTCATGGCAACGGACCGCACGCCTCCAATTCCCGCGTAGGCGTAGCCCGCCTGGGCCTCCACCGCGAGCGCCGCCTGCGCGGAGCCCGGGAGCCCCGGTGCCTTCGCCGCGAGCCCCACCGTGTTGCCCAGCGCCGCCGTGGCCAGCATCACGAAGACCCGCGCGGCGTTCTTGCCCAGCACCTTCCCGTAGCCCTCCCCTGCTTCGCGCAGCTCGTCGAACGTCATCGCGCGGTCGGCCTGCTTCACCAACGTCAACCACCCATCCAGCAGCCCCCACACCGTGTCCACGCCCAGGTACGCGATGGCGGTCGCGGTCATCAGCGCCGCGAGGCCCTTGGACACGGGCTCCGGCAACGACCACAGCAGCAGGTACACCGTGACGGAAGCCGTCACCGTGGCCAGCACCGCTCGCGGATTCACCACGCCGCGAAGGGCCTCCGCCGTCTCATCCCACACCGAGTCCATCGCCAGTGCCAGCGCCAGGGAATAGCGGCCGTCGCTTCCAAGAATCGGTCCTTCTTCCAGCAGCGAGAGACAGTCCCGTCCCTGCTTCTTTCGCTCGCACCAGCGCCCATAGGCACGCGTCAGCTCCGCCGACGCATCGTCCAGCAGGTGCAGCTCCCGTGCTTCTGCTTCCCCCAGAGGGCGGATCCGATGCGTGCGCGCTTCATACCCGAACACGCCACTGCGCTCCGGCACGCCGAACAACGCCCGAGCCTCCCGCAGCGGATGCGAGAACGGCCGGACATCCCGCGCGAGCACCGCGACCGTTCTCTCGAACTCATCCGGCTCCAGCTCCGCGTCCTCCAGCGGAGCCTCGTCGTCCACCCGGGGCGTCACGATGACGGGCTCAGCGCTCCCCGTCTCCAGACGCACGACCCGGACCGACGCGCAGCCGGTCAGCAGGAACGACAGCAGCAGGCACAGCCACCCACGACGCATGCCTACGGGCACTTCACCACGCCACCATCCGTCGCCGCCGTGGCCACGCGGGCGCAGGCGGCCTGGACCGTGGCCGTGTCCTTCAGGTCACGCGCGAGCCTCGCGGTGGCCAACTGCAGCTCCGTGTTCTTCGCGTGCCCCGGCTCCGAGCCCAGGCTCGTCAGGATGCGCAGGGCGTCCTGCTTGCGCCCCATCGCCGAGAGCAGGTCCGCGAGTTCCTGCATCTCGCTCACATCCGCCCCCGACACCGTATCCAGGGCCTTCTGCAGCTCCGCTTCCGCCGCCGCGCGGTCATCCACCGTCAGGTGTGCCTTCGCGAGCGCCACGTGGACGACAGCGCGGTCCTTCACCTTCAGCGACTCGGCATAAGCCTTCAGCGCTTCGTCACGCTTGCCCAGCTTGAGCTGGATCTCCGCCACCAGCTCCCACAGCGTCGGGTCCTTGGGCGATTTCTTCGCGGCCTCTTCGTACGCCGCCGCCGCTTCCGTCAACCGGCCCGCGCGCACCTCCGCGTCGCCCAGCGCCGTCAGCACCTCCGGCGTCCGCACGCCCTGCCCCGTCGCCTTGCGCAAGACCCCGAGCACCTCGTCCTGCCGCCCCTGTTTCGTCAGCACGTCCACCGCGCGCACCAGCAGGTCGGACTTCGACGCCTCCGGCGCGGCTTCGGCCGCCAGGGTGAAGTCGCGCACCGCCTCGTCGTGGTCGCCGCGCTCCTCGGCCAGTTCGCCCAGTTGCTCCAGCGCGTTGAAGTCCTTCGGATGCAGCGCCAGCGCCTTCTGCAGCGACTGCCGCGCTTCGTCCTTCTTGCCCAACTGCGCCTGGATGAACCCCAGCCGGCTCCAGTTGGTGGAGCGCTTCGGATCCAATCGCAGCGCGGCCGCGAACTCCTTCTCGGATTCCTCCAGCCGGCTCATCGACAGGAGCACCTCGCCCCTCGCGGCGGGCAGGCGCGGGTCCCCGGGCGCCAGGGCCTTCATCTCGTCGAAGGACTTGAGCGCGGCGTCGAACTTGCCCTGGAGGTACTCCGAGTTGCCCCGGAGGTAGAGCCCCTCCGCCTGGTCCTTCGGATCCATCTTCGGCGTTTCGGTGCAGGCCCCGGAGGCCAGCAGGGCGAGGAGCGGCAGGGCGCGCAGACGCGAGGACATGAGAGGCTCCGGAGGTTTCAGAAGTGGTACGCGATGCCGGCGTTGACGTCGAAATTGAGGCCGTCGCCCGCGCCGTCGTCGGCGAGCCCCAGCACTGCCTGCGCGAGGTTCGTCCCCAGCTCCATCTGGAAGGCCACGTGGCCCACCAGCAGGTACTCCAACCCCACGAAGCCCACCACGGACGGCAGCGGGCCCGTGTTCTGGAAGATGCCGTAGTCGCCGAACGCAAGCTGCACGCCCAGGCCGAAGCCCCAGTAGGGCCGCAGGGTCTTCTCCAGGCGGTGGTAGTGCCGTGCCCCCACGATACTGGGCAGCACGCTGACCTTGCCCTCTTCGGTGCCGCCGGCGCGCACCAGCGAGAAGCCCACCTGGACGAAGCCCTGCCACTCCGGGTGGAACCAGTAGCCCACTTCCAGATCCAGGCCCGGGTTCAACGACGCCAGCTTGTCGATGAAGCTGTTGTTGAAGCGCAGCCCCAGCGTCAGCCCGCCCCCCGGCGACGACGCGACCGCGCCGCCACCCAGGAGCGGCCGCGCGGTGACGACCTCGCCGGGGGACTCGAGCGCGACGCTCAGCTCGTCGGAGACGGCGACGACCGTGCGCAACAGCTCGCCGTCCTCGGAGGCCTCCGCGCGAGGCCGGGCAAGGGTGCGGCCATCCGTCGTGTCCACGAGGCTGGCCGTGAAGAGGTACTGCCCTCCGAAGCGGTCCACGCGGCCCGTGAGCACGTAGCGTGCGCCCGTCAGCGAGGACAGGGCCTGGACGCAGTCCCCCTTCTCGCAAGGGCTGTCGCCCACCAGCTCCTGCTGACGCCCGGCGCCGACCTTCACCTGGAGCTCACGCTGGGACAGCACGCGCAGCCGGGGCGACTCCGCGAGCCGGCCCGCGATGAGCGACGTGATGCCCAGCGCGGCATCCTTCCCCGCCGCGTTGGCCGCCAGGGGCACCACCGCCACCGTGGACGGCGTCACTTCCGCGGCCGGCCCCTCCTGCGCGAGAGCAGGTGACGCGAGCGACACGAGGCACGAGATGAGAAGCCAGGGGGGGCGAAACACGCCCGACACTCTACCCTCCTCCCGGCCCGCGCCCAGGGGTTCCGCGCCCGCTTCCCTGCCCGCTCAGGCCTGCTGGTTGAGCTTCGCCGCGATGAAACGCGCCGCGGCACGGGGGCTGAACCGCAGCGAGAAGGCTGCCAGCCGGTTGAGGACACCGTGGATGGAGAGGACCTGCCCCTTCATCATCGCCGCGTAGGCGTGGTTCGCCACCTCGGGCGCCTCCGCCACGCCGGCCCGTTTGAACAGCCGCGACTCCGCGTTGCCGGCGCGCGCGGTGAACTCCGTCCTGGTAGCGCCCGGGCAGTGGCACGTCACGGTGACGCCGGTGCCCTCCAGCTCGAACGCGAGTGCTTCCGTGAACGACAGCACGAATGCCTTCGTCGCGTAGTACGTGGCCATGTACGGCCCCGGCTGGAAGCCCGCCGTGGACGCGATGTTGAGGATGCGCCCCTGCTTGCGCTCGCGCATGGGCCGCGCGAACAGGTGCGTGAGCTTCAGGAGCGCGGTGCAGTTGACCTCCACCATCTCCGCCTCGCGCCCCAGGTCCTGCTCCAGGAACGCCCCGGAGGAGCCGAACCCCGCGTTGTTGACGAGGAAGTCCACCGCGAGCCCCAGCTCCTGCACGCGCGCGAAGAGCTGCTCGGGCGCGGAGGGCTGTCCCAGGTCCGCCGGCAGCACGTGCGCCTTCACTCCGTGCGCCTGCTCCAACCTGCGGGCCAGCTCCTCCAGCTTCGCCACGCCGCGCGCCACGAGGATGACGTCGTGTCCATCCTTCGCGAACTGCTCCGCGAAGTGAACCCCGAGTCCCGCCGACGCGCCGGTGATGAGCGCCATTTTCCGCGACATGGTGATGCCTCCCGGCAGGCCGATATAGCAGGACGGCCCGCGCACAAAGCGGTTGCCCCCGCGGATCCACGGCCATATTCGGAAGAAGACCCCGAGGACGTGGAGCCCGGCATGGAGCGGATGGACACCCTCGAAGCACTGCTTGCACGCGGACGGGCGGACGACGTGGCGCTCGGTGCGCCCGGCAGGCAGGGCATGACGTACGGCGCCCTGCGGGAGCTCGTCGCGAGGACCCGCGAGCAACTGAACGCGTGGGGCCTGGGACACGGCGACCGCATCGCGCTGGTGTTGCCCAACGGGCCGGAGATGGCGGCGGCCTTCGTCGCCGTGGCCAGCGCCGCGACGACCGCGCCGCTCAATCCGGCCTACCGCTCGGACGAGCTCGCGTTCTACCTGGAGGATCTCCAGGCCCGTGCACTCGTCGTGCTCGAAGGCGCGGAGGGACCGGCCCGCGAGGTCGCGCGCGCACGCGGCCTCCCGCTCATCGAACTGAGCCCGGCGCCGGAGGGCCCCGCGGGGCACTTCACGCTCAAGGCCGGGCCGGAGCTCTCAGGTCCAGCGAACCGTCCCGGCCCCGCCGTCGCGGACGACGTCGCGCTGGTGCTGCACACGTCGGGCACGACGGCGCGGCCCAAGATGGTCCCGCTGACGCACGCGAACCTCTGCGCCTCCGCGCGGCACATCGGCGCGCAGCTGGGGCTGGGGCCCACGGATGCGTGCCTCAACATCATGCCGCTGTTCCACATCCACGGGCTCGTGGCGGCGGTGCTGTCCAGCCTGGGGGCGGGAGGCCGCGTGGTGTGCTCGCCGGGCTTCAACGCCCTGCGCTTCTTCTCCTGGTTCGAGGAGGTCCGCCCCACCTGGTACACGGCCGTCCCCACCATGCATCAGTCCCTGGTGGAGCGAGCCCGCCGCAACACGGACAGCCTGAAGGACCACCGGCTGCGCTTCATCCGGTCCTCCTCCGCGTCGCTGCCACCGCAGGTGATGGAGGAACTGGAGCGCGTCTTCGGCGTGCCCGTCATCGAGAGCTACGGCATGACGGAGGCCGCGCACCAGATGGCCTCCAACCCGCTGCCCCCGCGTCCCCGGTACGCGGGCTCGGTGGGGCTCGCCGCCGGGCCCGAGGTCGCCATCATGGACGACGCGGGCACGCTGCTGCCCCCGGGTGCGCTCGGCGAGGTGGTCATCCGGGGTCCCAACGTCATGTCCGGCTACGTGAACAACCCCGAGGCCAACGCTCGCGCCTTCACCCATGGGTGGTTCCGCACGGGCGACCAGGGCACGCTCGACGCGCAGGGCTATCTGCGCCTCACCGGCAGGCTGAAGGAGCT comes from the Corallococcus macrosporus genome and includes:
- the lexA gene encoding transcriptional repressor LexA, coding for MEELTERQREILTFIVKETEVRGFPPTIREIGEHMDIRSTNGVNDHLKALERKGYLTRGEQQSRSLVPTKRARLLLGLGMKSRESGMVEIPLLGKVAAGAPALAQEHMEDSVKIDSFLLGGVNGREVFALRVKGQSMIDDGIHDGDYLFVKKTPSAQPGEIVVALIEDEATVKRYYPEQDRIRFQPANATMQPIYVNRSDFRSTMILGQVVGVYRKLQGGRT
- a CDS encoding imm11 family protein, translated to MPRRYFRLLDDVTLPGRWELGIPLDGHGYEVDDPWMFRAGQPVPSQQTLSIPVEQPGTSLDFSLAGFSTPIVSARVAVVISELAAQDIQLVSVNVEGHAEPHFILVATRLIRCIDDAASEEVIRWTPQDGRPDRVGQYRDVEGLRIDPTRVGDAKVFRTWGWSIALIVSEDIKLALERIRATGIRFTEV
- a CDS encoding AHH domain-containing protein; this encodes MRRGWLCLLLSFLLTGCASVRVVRLETGSAEPVIVTPRVDDEAPLEDAELEPDEFERTVAVLARDVRPFSHPLREARALFGVPERSGVFGYEARTHRIRPLGEAEARELHLLDDASAELTRAYGRWCERKKQGRDCLSLLEEGPILGSDGRYSLALALAMDSVWDETAEALRGVVNPRAVLATVTASVTVYLLLWSLPEPVSKGLAALMTATAIAYLGVDTVWGLLDGWLTLVKQADRAMTFDELREAGEGYGKVLGKNAARVFVMLATAALGNTVGLAAKAPGLPGSAQAALAVEAQAGYAYAGIGGVRSVAMTADGFTIALAPNAVAMSSRGDSQKHHLATLRNSVSTQRGGPWTPRFQRIFKKAGMELKDPENVVEVPGHRGPHSQRYHQRVYDRLEDATRGCRSIEQCREFLVAELRKLAQEATTEGSSLHKLLMRSE
- a CDS encoding tetratricopeptide repeat protein, whose product is MSSRLRALPLLALLASGACTETPKMDPKDQAEGLYLRGNSEYLQGKFDAALKSFDEMKALAPGDPRLPAARGEVLLSMSRLEESEKEFAAALRLDPKRSTNWSRLGFIQAQLGKKDEARQSLQKALALHPKDFNALEQLGELAEERGDHDEAVRDFTLAAEAAPEASKSDLLVRAVDVLTKQGRQDEVLGVLRKATGQGVRTPEVLTALGDAEVRAGRLTEAAAAYEEAAKKSPKDPTLWELVAEIQLKLGKRDEALKAYAESLKVKDRAVVHVALAKAHLTVDDRAAAEAELQKALDTVSGADVSEMQELADLLSAMGRKQDALRILTSLGSEPGHAKNTELQLATARLARDLKDTATVQAACARVATAATDGGVVKCP
- a CDS encoding SDR family NAD(P)-dependent oxidoreductase → MSRKMALITGASAGLGVHFAEQFAKDGHDVILVARGVAKLEELARRLEQAHGVKAHVLPADLGQPSAPEQLFARVQELGLAVDFLVNNAGFGSSGAFLEQDLGREAEMVEVNCTALLKLTHLFARPMRERKQGRILNIASTAGFQPGPYMATYYATKAFVLSFTEALAFELEGTGVTVTCHCPGATRTEFTARAGNAESRLFKRAGVAEAPEVANHAYAAMMKGQVLSIHGVLNRLAAFSLRFSPRAAARFIAAKLNQQA
- a CDS encoding acyl--CoA ligase; the protein is MERMDTLEALLARGRADDVALGAPGRQGMTYGALRELVARTREQLNAWGLGHGDRIALVLPNGPEMAAAFVAVASAATTAPLNPAYRSDELAFYLEDLQARALVVLEGAEGPAREVARARGLPLIELSPAPEGPAGHFTLKAGPELSGPANRPGPAVADDVALVLHTSGTTARPKMVPLTHANLCASARHIGAQLGLGPTDACLNIMPLFHIHGLVAAVLSSLGAGGRVVCSPGFNALRFFSWFEEVRPTWYTAVPTMHQSLVERARRNTDSLKDHRLRFIRSSSASLPPQVMEELERVFGVPVIESYGMTEAAHQMASNPLPPRPRYAGSVGLAAGPEVAIMDDAGTLLPPGALGEVVIRGPNVMSGYVNNPEANARAFTHGWFRTGDQGTLDAQGYLRLTGRLKELINRGGEKVSPLEVDTVLLDHPAVQQAVTFALPHPKLGEDVAAAVVPREGHTPTERELRDFVAARVADFKVPRLIVLLAELPKGPTGKVQRIGLAERLGLTS